The genome window GGGGGCCCGATTCGCATCCGCGCGAACGAGCGCGGGATGACCGTCTACAGCGTCGGGCTGAACGAGAAGGATGATGGAGGAAAGACGCACGAGGACGGAACCGGGTTTGACGACGAGCGAGTCGTCCTGCTCATCCCGTAGCCGTTCCCGAATCAGCCAAAGGGAGGGCTCAGCCGAAGTAGGCGACGGCGTTGCGGAAGAGCTTGATCCCTTCGCCTTCGCCGCGGAGTTTGCGGCGGGTCCACTGCGGATGCTGGGTGGCGAAGAGGAAGCGTTCCGGGTGGGGCATGAGGCCGAGGATGCGGCCGGTCGGGTCGCTGAGGCCGGCGATGTTTGCCAGGGAGCCGTTCGGGTTGACGGGGTAGGGGAGGAGCTCGTCTTCGCCGGAGGTGGGGTCGCCGCTGCAGTAGCGGAGGGCGACCTGGTCTTCGCGCTTCCAGCCGCTGAGGACTTCGGGGGAGCGGGTGACGATGCGGCCTTCGGCGTGGGCGATCGGGAGCTCGATGCTTTCGATCCCCTTGAGGAAGACGCTTTTGGAGGAGGCGGTCCGGAGGCGGACCCAGAGGGCGGTGTATTTGCCGTTCTGGTTCCAGGTGAGGGTGGCGTCCGGTTGTTCTTTGGGGGGCCAGGTGGCGGCGCCGCCGGGGAGGATGCCGGACTTCATCAGGACCTGGAAGCCGTTGCAGATGCCGAGGGCGAGGGTGTCGCGCGAGAGGAATTCGCGGATGGTGTCGCCGAGGCGGTTCTGGAGTTCGGCTCCGAAGACGACGCCGGCGCCGAGGTCGTCGCCGTAGCTGAATCCGCCGGGGATGCAGAGGGCCTGGAAGTCTTTGAGGAGTCCGGGGTTTTCGAGCAGCCGGAAGAGGTGGATCCGTTCGGCCGTGCCGCCGCAAGTGTCGAAGGCGTGGGCGGTTTCGACGTCGCAGTTGGTTCCGGGGGCTCGAAGGACGCAGATGCGCGGGCTGGCCATGATTGGCGGGGATCCTGGGCAATTTCGGACGGGGCGGGCCATTATAGGTGTCTGGGCCGCAGCGTCGACGGTGTGGAACCGTCCCTGCCGGCGCGGCTCCGGTAGCTCCAACCCAACGTGCCACGGCAGCCGGGGTCAAGGGGCCAAAGAAACAACACAGGCCCCCTTGCCGCCGGAGGCGCTTCCATGAGGAACCGTGGTGAGCAACGGACGCCCGCTTTGTGAGGCCAGCGGGTTGGTGTGGGGGCATACGGCGCGATGTCCGCGTTTGGACACGTTCTCCTTCAGGCATCTCTCGACGGCCAGGCCTCCGGCGGGCAAAGGGGCGTTGCCCCTCTGCACTCCCCACCAGGGTGCCCCTGGACCCGGTGCATTGGCCCAGCACCAGATCGCCCGTCCCCCTCTACCTTCAGCCTTCCGCCTTAAGTCTTCCCCCTCCGCGCAGCGCCATCACTCCGCCTGCTGAAACTGAACCGGAGCCGCCGCCGGACGCGGATAATGCAACACCGCACCCGGATTCCGCTGCAACGTCGCCTCCCGATACACATCCACCCGACCACCCTCCGGCAACAGGTCCCCGGGAGGAATCGGGAACACACCCAGACTCACATGACTCTTCAAATCGAAACTCGGCACAGCCCCCTTCGGCTTCTCCTTCCGCCGATCGATGTACTGATACGTCACCTTGTTCGACCAGGCCACAATCGTGTACCGCGGCTGCGGCGGAATCGGAAACCGCTCCACCTGCTCCACCAAAGTCCCCAACGGACCCGGCGCTAAATACACCTCCTCCAACGTCCCCCCCGAATCCCGCTCAAACGCCACCGGAGACGACGCACCCGCAGGAATCCGAACCTCCGGCGGCGCCATCGGCACCGCCTGATCGACCACCTGCACAATCAGCTCGTCCGGCCCCGAGTTGTCCAGCGAGACCCGCGCCGGCGGCAGCGGCGGATTCGGGATCACCCGCCGGCTGACCAGCTGCGGCGTAAAGGCCAACCCCGGGACGAGGAAATAACTCGTCCACTTCCCGGCCGCCAAGGCGCTCGCGATGAGATGCCCGTGAATGTCAGTCGTAAAGAACGTCATCGAGGCCGGATCAAACAACACCGGAGCCCCCGAGACGAACCCCGCACTGATCACCGTCGGCACCCACATCCCCGCCGGCGTGTAGTTCCAGACATACCAGTTGCCATCCGTCCCGATCGCCGACGCCAGCGGCCCCTCCGGAGCCATCCCGACCGCGACCGGCGCCCCCGGAGACAGCCGCGTCGAAGTCACCGCGTCACTGCTCCAGCCCCGGACATCCTTCTTCCAGATCGCCAGCTTTCCGGTCCAGTCGACCGCCGCCACCACCACGCCGTTCCCGCCGAGCGCCGGAATCGCCGCGGCCGAGACCGAGGAGCCCGGGACAAACCCCGAACCAACCGGCGTCGCCGGACTCCACCCGCCGGCCCGCACGTACTCGACCAGCGTCCCCTGCTTGTCGACGACGTAGGCGGACGCCCGCGGCCCATCGACGAGCGTCGCGATCGGGGCCCCCGCCGGATACACCCCTTCGTGCGGCTCCACCATCGAGGCCCGGCCACGAAGGACGTCGATCTCCCACACCTTCCCCCGCGCATCGCAGAGCAGCACCCACGTCCCCGCGTCCGTGCGGATCGTGCCGAGGTTGGCCCCCGGCGGGAACTGGACCGTCGCGGCCAGCGTCCGCACCGTCGACCCTCCGGCGATGTCGATCAGGTGGCCATTCGGATCGACGGTCAGGAACCGGGGAGTCGCCCCCGCCGGATCCTCCACGATCGTCAGCGGCGCTCCGGGAACGAGCGGCACTGGAACCTCGAGCTGGTGGTGGGTCCACTTGTCGCGATGGCCGTCGAAGAACAGAAGCTTGCCCGCCGGCGAGATGTGGGCGGTCCAGGTCGCGGTCGGACCGTGAGAGAGCCAAGCGAGCGAACCCGATCCGAGCATGCCGGGGCCGACGACTCCCGCGCCTCCCGGCGCCGCGGCCGGTCCCAGGACCCCGGGCCCTCGCCCCGGCATCGGTCCGGCGGGACGGACCGCCGCGATCTGCTGCCGCCCCGGCCGCCACGCCTTCCCGGCTGCGTCGCCAATGAGCATCGTTCCGGTCCCGCTGATCGGCCAGCGGACCGCCTGCCCCGCGACCGCGGAGAAGAATCCGAGATACCGGCCGTCCGCGGAGTCGAGACGCTGCGCCCGCTCGTAGTCGAAGCGCGTCCCCGCGGCGTCGACGATGACCAGCGTGTCGCGGTCGAGGGTCGCCTGCGAAGCGAGGTCCGGACGCCCCGCGACACTCAGCTCGAACTGCTCCTGGGCCAGAGCATTTCCGCCGCCAAGGAGCAGGCACAGACCCAGGAAAAGCGGAACGCAGCATCGACGCGCGAGCATGACCGACTCCCCAACAGTGGCAACCGCGCCGCGATTATCCCCCCGGCCCAAGACGGCGTAAATGGGAATCGGCGGGCCGAGATTCCGGCCGCGGACCGGATTCGACGGTTTACGCAACCGGGGCGCGAGCGGTAGTCTCCCGGGAACACTTCATCATTACTTCATGTCCGCATCGCCCGTACCCACTCCTCCGCCGAGTCCGGCCACGGCCCAATCCTCCCGCCCGCGGCGGAAACGGATCTGGATCGCCTTGTTGGTCCTGATCGCCCTCGGCGTGACGGCCGTGCTCGCCGGCGTTCCCTGGTGCCAGTCGCGGGCGCTGCAGTCAATGCGACTCGGGAGATTCGACACCGCCGAGCGATGGCTGAATCGCGCCGGCTGGCTCGGACCGCGCGACAGCCGCACCGAGCTGCTGCGGGCCCGGCTCGACCGCAAGCGGGGACAGTTCGAGGCGATGCACAAGCACCTGCGGGACGCGGCGGCGCTTGGGTATCCGCCGTCGCTCGTGGCGGCGGAGCAGCTCCTGGCGGAACTGCAGAGCGGAGGGCTCCCTTCGGTCGATCCCCGTGTCGCGAACCTGTTCGTCCGCGCGGAGATCGAAGGGGACACGCTGGCGGAAGCGTACGTCCTGGGATGCCTGCGGAAGTATGAGTTCCCTCCCGCACTGACCCTCTTGGACAGCTGGGAGACCGACTTCCCCAAGGACCCCCGGCCCAATTTCCTGCGGGGACGAATCCTCGAGCATACGAGCGCGGAGTCGCAGGCCAAGGAAGAGTATCGACGCGCCTCGGTCAAGGCGGGCGGAGTCTTTGCCCCCGCGGAGTACTCGCTGGCGCGGATCGCGTTCGACGGCGGGGATGCGGAGACGGCGCT of Planctomyces sp. SH-PL14 contains these proteins:
- a CDS encoding phosphoribosylformylglycinamidine synthase subunit PurQ; this encodes MASPRICVLRAPGTNCDVETAHAFDTCGGTAERIHLFRLLENPGLLKDFQALCIPGGFSYGDDLGAGVVFGAELQNRLGDTIREFLSRDTLALGICNGFQVLMKSGILPGGAATWPPKEQPDATLTWNQNGKYTALWVRLRTASSKSVFLKGIESIELPIAHAEGRIVTRSPEVLSGWKREDQVALRYCSGDPTSGEDELLPYPVNPNGSLANIAGLSDPTGRILGLMPHPERFLFATQHPQWTRRKLRGEGEGIKLFRNAVAYFG